One region of Microbacterium rhizosphaerae genomic DNA includes:
- a CDS encoding beta-galactosidase — protein MADTPRAVRIDALAFGGDYNPDQWSEDVWAEDMRLMRDAGVNMVSLPIFSWPQLEPEPGVYDWGWLDRIMDLLHENGIAIDLATATATPPSWLLRAHPEMMPMDADGHRLEFGSRQAYCPSSPVWRQNVARMARAMAERYGDHPGLAMWHISNEYGDHVSRCWCPESAAHFRRWLRDRYGDLDGLNDAWGVNVWGQRYTSWDHIETPKKAPGPITPTQLLDFERFSSDAMLELFRIEVDVLREVTPDIAVTTNFMSMFRDLDYWDFAAAEDVVTDDGYPDPADPTSHVGAALNYGLMRSLKGGRPWLLLESSASATSWRDINVPKAPGKIRVESLQAVAHGSDAVMFFQWRQAAYGQEKFHSSMLGHRGERSRSFQETKALGHELKRLEVVRGTRVRSRVALVVDWDSWWGSSAVESLPSQRLNWARQARAWQRALHLLGHPVDAVKAAGPFDGYDVVVAPNLYIADAEQAAALTAFAEAGGTVVVGPFSGVVDDTEKVHEGGAPGPFRELLGVEVDEQWPVDDGLAEIVAYGSHAYDSPIWGEWIEVLPGTEVRGSYASGELGGLPAVTSRAIGAGSAWYVSCVLDDDGLVAVLRDALAGAGLPARARVDIHLEAVTRSDADTDYTFVLNHGRTPLTVEVPDGAHDLITGGTTAPTLTLERFGVVVLATPRGESAPFITLAPERLP, from the coding sequence ATGGCCGACACCCCCCGCGCCGTGCGCATCGATGCGCTGGCCTTCGGCGGCGACTACAACCCCGACCAGTGGTCGGAGGACGTCTGGGCCGAGGACATGCGCCTCATGCGCGATGCCGGCGTGAACATGGTGAGCCTGCCGATCTTCAGCTGGCCGCAGCTCGAGCCCGAGCCCGGCGTGTACGACTGGGGCTGGCTCGACCGCATCATGGATCTCCTCCACGAGAACGGCATCGCGATCGACCTCGCGACCGCGACGGCGACACCGCCCAGCTGGCTGCTGCGGGCGCATCCCGAGATGATGCCGATGGATGCCGACGGCCACCGCCTCGAGTTCGGCTCACGGCAGGCCTACTGCCCGAGCTCGCCGGTGTGGCGCCAGAACGTCGCCCGCATGGCCCGCGCGATGGCCGAGCGCTACGGCGACCACCCGGGGCTCGCCATGTGGCACATCTCGAACGAGTACGGCGACCACGTCTCGCGCTGCTGGTGTCCCGAGTCGGCCGCGCACTTCCGCCGGTGGCTGCGGGATCGCTACGGCGACCTCGACGGGCTCAACGACGCCTGGGGCGTGAACGTGTGGGGACAGCGCTACACATCGTGGGACCACATCGAGACGCCCAAGAAGGCGCCGGGGCCCATCACCCCGACGCAGCTCCTCGACTTCGAGCGCTTCTCGTCCGACGCGATGCTCGAGCTCTTCCGGATCGAGGTGGACGTCCTGCGCGAGGTCACGCCCGACATCGCGGTGACGACGAACTTCATGAGCATGTTCCGCGACCTGGACTACTGGGATTTCGCCGCGGCCGAGGACGTCGTGACCGACGACGGCTACCCCGACCCCGCCGACCCGACCTCGCACGTGGGCGCCGCCCTGAACTACGGGCTCATGCGATCGCTGAAGGGCGGCCGGCCATGGCTGCTGCTCGAATCGTCGGCGAGTGCGACGAGCTGGCGCGACATCAACGTCCCGAAGGCGCCCGGCAAGATCCGGGTCGAGAGCCTGCAGGCCGTCGCGCACGGATCCGACGCCGTGATGTTCTTCCAGTGGCGCCAGGCCGCCTACGGCCAGGAGAAGTTCCACTCGTCGATGCTCGGCCACCGCGGCGAGCGCTCGCGGTCGTTCCAGGAGACCAAGGCGCTCGGACACGAGCTGAAGCGCCTGGAGGTCGTGCGCGGCACCCGCGTCCGCTCGCGCGTCGCGCTCGTCGTCGACTGGGACTCGTGGTGGGGCTCGAGCGCCGTGGAGTCGCTGCCCTCGCAGCGCCTGAACTGGGCGCGGCAGGCCCGCGCGTGGCAGCGCGCGCTGCACCTGCTCGGACACCCGGTCGACGCCGTCAAGGCCGCCGGTCCGTTCGACGGGTACGACGTCGTCGTCGCCCCGAACCTCTACATCGCGGATGCCGAGCAGGCCGCAGCCCTCACCGCCTTCGCCGAAGCCGGCGGCACCGTCGTCGTCGGGCCGTTCTCCGGCGTCGTCGACGACACCGAGAAGGTGCACGAGGGCGGCGCACCCGGACCCTTCCGGGAGCTCCTCGGGGTCGAGGTCGACGAGCAGTGGCCCGTCGACGACGGCCTGGCCGAGATCGTCGCCTACGGTTCGCACGCCTACGACAGCCCGATCTGGGGCGAATGGATCGAGGTCCTTCCGGGCACCGAGGTCCGCGGGTCGTACGCGAGCGGTGAGCTCGGCGGGCTCCCGGCCGTCACCTCGCGGGCGATCGGCGCGGGGTCGGCCTGGTATGTCAGCTGCGTGCTCGACGACGACGGGCTCGTCGCCGTGCTGCGGGATGCGCTCGCCGGCGCAGGCCTGCCGGCCCGCGCGCGGGTCGACATCCATCTCGAGGCGGTCACCCGCTCCGACGCCGACACCGACTACACGTTCGTCCTCAACCACGGCCGTACGCCCCTGACGGTCGAGGTGCCGGACGGCGCACACGACCTCATCACCGGCGGCACGACCGCCCCGACCCTCACGCTCGAGCGCTTCGGCGTCGTCGTCCTCGCGACCCCGCGCGGCGAGAGCGCCCCGTTCATCACCCTCGCACCAGAAAGACTGCCGTGA
- the gcvPA gene encoding aminomethyl-transferring glycine dehydrogenase subunit GcvPA gives MSEPFVHPYIPNTAPEVKAEMLAAVAAASASEFYADVPADLRLHRPLNVPAPLPAEQDLARHVRGILAQNRTTEERLSFLGAGTYNHYVPAVVDEVIRRSEFLTAYAGEPYEDHGRFQALFEYQSLMAELLAMDVVNVPTYDGYQAAATGLSMAGRLTGRGRVLVVSDVLPEKDSKVRDYVRAALEIEVVPTVDGTADVAALRERLGDDVAAVWVETPSFTGAVETRLREISDAAHAVGAVVVVGTDPIGYGVLTPPALHGADIVTGDIQSLGLHQWFGGAHAGFIAVHDDPRFVMEMPSRLFGLESTDVPGEYGFGDVAYDRTSFAHREDGKEWVGTAAALWGIAAGVHLSLMGPQGMAELGELLLARTRYAQRELSAIPGVALGDGALHLREFTVRFSSASAPDLVAALRADGIEPGVVVDDSTLLVCVTETTSAADIDRLAAAIAAALNTREEQAA, from the coding sequence GTGAGCGAACCGTTCGTCCATCCGTACATCCCCAACACAGCCCCCGAGGTCAAGGCCGAGATGCTCGCCGCGGTGGCGGCGGCAAGCGCCTCGGAGTTCTATGCGGACGTCCCGGCCGACCTGCGCCTGCACCGCCCGCTGAACGTGCCGGCACCGCTGCCGGCCGAGCAGGATCTGGCGCGCCACGTCCGGGGGATCCTCGCGCAGAACCGCACGACCGAGGAGCGTCTGAGCTTCCTCGGTGCGGGCACCTACAACCACTATGTGCCCGCGGTCGTGGACGAGGTGATCCGTCGGAGCGAGTTCCTCACGGCCTACGCCGGCGAGCCCTACGAGGACCACGGCCGCTTCCAGGCGCTGTTCGAGTACCAGTCGCTCATGGCCGAGCTGCTGGCGATGGATGTCGTGAACGTCCCCACGTACGACGGCTATCAGGCCGCGGCCACCGGGCTCTCCATGGCCGGCCGGCTCACGGGCCGCGGCCGCGTGCTCGTCGTCAGCGACGTGCTGCCCGAGAAGGACTCGAAGGTGCGCGACTACGTTCGTGCAGCACTCGAGATCGAGGTCGTGCCGACCGTCGACGGCACCGCCGATGTCGCGGCCCTGCGCGAGCGCCTCGGCGACGACGTCGCGGCCGTGTGGGTCGAGACGCCGAGCTTCACCGGCGCCGTCGAGACGCGGCTGCGGGAGATCTCCGACGCAGCGCACGCCGTCGGCGCGGTCGTCGTGGTCGGCACCGACCCGATCGGGTACGGCGTGCTGACGCCCCCGGCGCTCCACGGCGCCGACATCGTCACGGGCGACATCCAGTCGCTCGGCCTGCACCAGTGGTTCGGCGGCGCGCACGCCGGCTTCATCGCGGTGCACGACGACCCCCGGTTCGTGATGGAGATGCCCTCGCGCCTGTTCGGGCTGGAGTCGACGGACGTTCCGGGCGAGTACGGCTTCGGCGATGTGGCGTACGACCGCACGTCGTTCGCGCACCGCGAGGACGGCAAGGAATGGGTGGGAACCGCCGCCGCGCTGTGGGGCATCGCCGCCGGCGTGCACCTGTCGCTCATGGGTCCCCAGGGCATGGCCGAGCTCGGCGAGCTGCTGCTCGCCCGCACCCGCTACGCGCAGCGCGAGCTCTCCGCCATCCCGGGCGTCGCCCTCGGCGACGGCGCCCTGCACCTGCGGGAGTTCACGGTCCGGTTCTCCTCGGCATCCGCCCCCGACCTCGTCGCGGCGCTGCGCGCCGACGGCATCGAACCCGGAGTCGTCGTGGACGACAGCACGCTCCTCGTGTGCGTGACCGAGACGACCTCCGCCGCCGACATCGACCGCCTCGCCGCCGCGATCGCCGCGGCGCTGAACACCCGTGAGGAGCAGGCCGCATGA
- the gcvPB gene encoding aminomethyl-transferring glycine dehydrogenase subunit GcvPB, translated as MSLPVAPKPSPRRFHQASWDEPIVFELSTPGERGILIPSVEPSVREAVGDVVAALPEGMRRPAPPALPEIAQMRVLKHYLRLSQENLGSDLNVDIGQGTCTIKYSPKINDQLIEVPQLRALHPAQDPADTQGALEMLWRLERLMAEISGMDAVSLASPGGSAGIWTNIAMIRAYHASRGEGEQRDEVITTIFSHPSNAAAAKVAGYKVITIHPDTDGYPDLGALKAALSERTAAIMVTNPEDTGIYNPAIQEWVEAAHAVGALASYDQANAAGILGITRARDAGFDVCQFNLHKTFSAPHGSGGPGAAANAVSAALEPFLPGPRVERVDGRFVVREAGDLSIGHVAPAHGVILHVVRAYAWIMALGAEGMLAASQIAVLNNNYLLQRVLEIPGASAPYATGRRRIEQVRYSWQELFEQTGITSEEIGIRMADYGFHYWTSHHPYVVPQPFTLEPTECYSKAEIDEYVSALAQVAREARETPELVRTAPHNQTVHHTHHDDLDDPERWAITWRAYRRKYFGETPADFSAPADLAGAAA; from the coding sequence ATGAGCCTTCCCGTCGCCCCCAAGCCGAGTCCGCGCCGCTTCCACCAGGCCAGCTGGGACGAGCCGATCGTCTTCGAGCTGTCCACGCCGGGCGAGCGCGGCATCCTGATCCCGTCCGTCGAGCCCTCGGTGCGCGAGGCTGTGGGTGATGTCGTGGCAGCCCTTCCCGAGGGGATGCGGCGTCCCGCGCCGCCGGCGCTGCCCGAGATCGCCCAGATGCGCGTGCTGAAGCACTACCTGCGCCTCTCGCAGGAGAACCTCGGCTCCGACCTCAACGTCGACATCGGCCAGGGCACGTGCACCATCAAGTACTCGCCCAAGATCAACGACCAGCTGATCGAGGTGCCGCAGCTGCGAGCGCTGCATCCGGCTCAGGACCCGGCGGACACGCAGGGGGCGTTGGAGATGCTCTGGCGGCTCGAGCGCCTGATGGCGGAGATCTCCGGGATGGATGCCGTCTCCCTGGCATCGCCCGGGGGCTCGGCGGGCATCTGGACCAACATCGCGATGATCCGCGCCTACCACGCGTCGCGCGGCGAGGGCGAGCAGCGCGACGAGGTCATCACGACGATCTTCAGCCACCCGTCGAACGCGGCCGCGGCGAAGGTCGCCGGCTACAAGGTCATCACGATCCACCCGGACACCGACGGCTACCCCGACCTCGGCGCGCTGAAGGCCGCGCTCTCCGAGCGCACCGCGGCGATCATGGTCACCAACCCCGAGGACACCGGCATCTACAACCCGGCGATCCAGGAGTGGGTCGAAGCGGCGCACGCCGTGGGCGCGCTCGCATCGTACGACCAGGCCAATGCCGCAGGCATCCTCGGCATCACCCGCGCGCGGGACGCCGGATTCGACGTCTGCCAGTTCAACCTCCACAAGACGTTCTCGGCGCCGCACGGCTCCGGCGGGCCGGGCGCCGCGGCCAACGCCGTCAGCGCTGCGCTCGAGCCGTTCCTCCCCGGGCCGCGGGTCGAGCGGGTCGACGGGCGCTTCGTCGTCCGCGAGGCGGGCGACCTGTCGATCGGGCACGTCGCGCCGGCGCACGGCGTCATCCTGCACGTGGTGCGCGCCTACGCCTGGATCATGGCGCTCGGCGCGGAGGGGATGCTGGCCGCCTCGCAGATCGCGGTGCTCAACAACAACTATCTGCTCCAGCGCGTGCTCGAGATCCCCGGGGCGTCCGCACCCTACGCGACGGGGCGTCGCCGCATCGAGCAGGTGCGCTACTCGTGGCAGGAGCTGTTCGAGCAGACCGGCATCACGTCGGAGGAGATCGGCATCCGCATGGCCGACTACGGCTTCCACTACTGGACGAGCCATCACCCGTACGTCGTGCCGCAGCCGTTCACCCTCGAGCCGACCGAGTGCTACTCGAAGGCCGAGATCGACGAGTACGTCTCCGCCCTGGCCCAGGTCGCGCGCGAAGCGCGCGAGACGCCGGAGCTCGTGCGGACAGCCCCGCACAACCAGACCGTGCACCACACCCACCACGACGACCTCGACGACCCCGAGCGCTGGGCGATCACGTGGCGCGCCTATCGCCGGAAGTACTTCGGCGAGACGCCGGCGGACTTCTCGGCGCCGGCAGACCTCGCCGGAGCCGCGGCCTAG
- a CDS encoding ATP-NAD kinase family protein — MLGLIVNPVAGVGGPAGLAGSDGADVQRSALERGASARASQRAALALTGLPAGTSVLTAAGTMGEDAVRDAGLSASVVYAPGSPTTSADTSAAAQALAEAGATLILFAGGDGTARDVAAGLIPHEEVAALGIPAGVKMYSPVFAVSPRAAGGLAAAWLDGGLPVQEREVLDIDEAAMRRARVEPRLYAMLPVPYRAGRTQARKAATPVDERDAAATAARGAASLLRPGVRYLLGPGGTMAELARALGVEKTPLGVDVVLDGRIVCAGASEQQLLAEIAQGPAQAVVSVIGGQGFLLGRGNQQLSARVLRALRPEPLIVVAPDSKLIDLHGRPLLVDTGDPDVDAALAGYVRVVTGVGASSLYPVHAPELLEENHAS; from the coding sequence ATGCTCGGGCTCATCGTCAATCCCGTCGCCGGCGTCGGCGGCCCCGCGGGGCTCGCCGGCTCCGACGGCGCGGACGTGCAGCGCTCGGCGCTCGAGCGCGGGGCATCCGCCCGCGCGTCGCAGCGTGCTGCGCTCGCGCTCACAGGGCTGCCGGCCGGCACATCCGTGCTGACGGCGGCGGGGACGATGGGGGAGGATGCCGTGCGCGATGCCGGGCTGTCGGCATCCGTCGTCTACGCGCCCGGCTCACCCACGACATCGGCGGACACGAGTGCCGCCGCGCAGGCCCTCGCCGAGGCCGGGGCGACCCTCATCCTCTTCGCCGGCGGCGACGGCACCGCCCGTGACGTCGCTGCCGGACTGATCCCGCATGAAGAGGTCGCGGCGCTCGGCATTCCGGCGGGCGTGAAGATGTACTCCCCGGTGTTCGCGGTGAGCCCGCGGGCCGCGGGCGGGCTGGCCGCCGCCTGGCTCGACGGGGGACTTCCCGTCCAGGAGCGGGAGGTGCTCGACATCGACGAGGCCGCGATGCGGCGGGCCCGTGTCGAGCCGCGGCTCTACGCCATGCTCCCGGTGCCCTACCGAGCCGGGCGCACGCAGGCCCGCAAGGCGGCGACCCCGGTGGACGAGCGGGATGCGGCGGCCACCGCGGCGCGGGGGGCGGCATCCCTTCTGCGACCCGGTGTGCGGTACCTCCTCGGTCCCGGCGGCACGATGGCCGAGCTTGCCCGCGCGCTCGGCGTCGAGAAGACGCCGCTCGGCGTCGACGTCGTGCTCGACGGGCGCATCGTGTGCGCCGGCGCGTCCGAGCAGCAGCTGCTCGCCGAGATCGCGCAGGGTCCGGCCCAAGCCGTCGTCTCGGTCATCGGCGGGCAGGGCTTCCTGCTCGGCCGCGGGAACCAGCAGCTGTCCGCGCGCGTGCTGCGTGCCCTGAGACCCGAGCCGCTCATCGTCGTCGCACCCGACTCGAAGCTCATCGACCTGCACGGCCGGCCGCTGCTCGTCGACACCGGCGACCCGGACGTGGATGCCGCGCTCGCGGGGTATGTCCGTGTCGTCACCGGGGTCGGCGCATCCAGTCTCTACCCTGTCCACGCACCCGAACTCCTGGAGGAGAACCATGCGTCTTGA
- a CDS encoding SDR family NAD(P)-dependent oxidoreductase, translated as MRLEGKKAIVTGGAGGIGRATSLAFAAEGASVAVVDLNADAAAAVAEEIRAAGGTAIAVAADVSSEPDIERVIAAVVSQFGGIDVVFNNAGIIRRTTAVETSVEEWDRVFGVNVRAIFLMCKHVVPIMAAAGGGSIVNTGSGWGLKGGGQAISYCASKGAVVNMTRALAIDHGPQGIRVNSVNPGDVDTGMLRDEARQLGQDQAGFLAEAADRPLQRMGQPSEIAAAVVWLASDDSSYVTGSALVVDGGGIA; from the coding sequence ATGCGTCTTGAAGGCAAGAAGGCCATCGTCACCGGAGGCGCGGGCGGCATCGGCCGCGCCACGTCGCTCGCGTTCGCGGCCGAGGGCGCATCCGTCGCCGTCGTCGACCTGAACGCGGACGCCGCGGCGGCCGTCGCGGAGGAGATCCGCGCGGCGGGCGGAACCGCGATCGCCGTCGCCGCCGACGTCTCGAGCGAGCCCGACATCGAGCGCGTCATCGCCGCGGTCGTCTCGCAGTTCGGCGGCATCGATGTCGTGTTCAACAACGCGGGCATCATCCGCCGCACGACCGCCGTCGAGACCTCCGTCGAGGAGTGGGACCGCGTGTTCGGCGTCAACGTCCGGGCGATCTTCCTCATGTGCAAGCATGTCGTGCCCATCATGGCGGCCGCCGGCGGCGGCTCGATCGTCAACACCGGCTCCGGCTGGGGCCTCAAGGGCGGCGGGCAGGCGATCTCGTACTGCGCCTCCAAGGGCGCCGTCGTCAACATGACCCGCGCCCTGGCCATCGACCACGGCCCGCAGGGCATCCGCGTCAACTCCGTCAATCCGGGGGATGTGGACACCGGGATGCTGCGCGACGAGGCACGGCAGCTCGGCCAGGACCAGGCCGGCTTCCTCGCCGAGGCGGCCGACCGGCCGCTGCAGCGCATGGGACAGCCGAGCGAGATCGCGGCCGCCGTCGTGTGGCTCGCGAGCGACGATTCGTCCTACGTCACGGGGTCGGCGCTCGTCGTCGACGGGGGCGGCATCGCCTGA
- a CDS encoding DEAD/DEAH box helicase, which yields MPSFLDLGVPARLASVLTASGKTEPFPIQRDTLPDALAGRDVLGRGRTGSGKTIAFALPLVARLSGAGAAARTSGRPRGLVLAPTRELATQIAATIKPLADASGLTVTTVFGGVSQKPQEQALRAGVDIVVACPGRLEDLMKQGVVRLDRIEITVLDEADHMADLGFLPGVTRILAATPQGGQRMLFSATLDRGVDTLVRRFLQDEVLHEVDEASVPQGVMTHRVFVVPSAEEKTELVRHLAGGRGRRILFTRTKHQAKKLAKQLTASGIPAVDLHGNLGQNARERNLAAFSAAPDAGGVRVLVATDVAARGVHVDDVELVVHVDPPMEHKAYLHRSGRTARAGAEGTVVTVALDAQRRDVSDLLKKAQISVPLEAVTPGAPAVSALVGDLAPTVKPTIVAQPVQGGSRGGSGNGSGRGGSGNGSRAGGAQGAPARAGAPRSRAGSGAGYGAAKGSGYSSVYSTASGSGNGSGGRATDGGAPARGRRRGGRGNGGGASTARPAAR from the coding sequence ATGCCTTCCTTCCTCGACCTCGGCGTCCCTGCACGCCTCGCCTCCGTCCTCACCGCATCCGGCAAGACGGAGCCCTTCCCGATCCAGCGCGACACGCTGCCCGACGCCCTCGCCGGCCGTGACGTGCTCGGCCGCGGCCGCACAGGCAGCGGCAAGACCATCGCGTTCGCCCTGCCCCTCGTCGCCCGCCTCTCCGGCGCCGGAGCGGCGGCCCGAACCTCCGGCCGCCCGCGCGGCCTCGTCCTCGCTCCGACACGCGAGCTCGCGACCCAGATAGCCGCGACCATCAAGCCCCTGGCGGATGCCTCCGGCCTCACCGTCACGACCGTGTTCGGCGGCGTGAGCCAGAAGCCGCAGGAGCAGGCGCTCCGGGCGGGTGTCGACATCGTCGTGGCGTGCCCCGGCCGTCTCGAAGACCTCATGAAGCAGGGCGTCGTGCGCCTCGACCGCATCGAGATCACCGTGCTCGACGAGGCCGACCACATGGCCGACCTCGGCTTCCTGCCGGGCGTGACCCGCATCCTCGCCGCCACGCCGCAGGGCGGGCAGCGCATGCTCTTCAGCGCCACGCTCGACCGTGGCGTCGACACACTCGTCCGCCGCTTCCTCCAGGATGAGGTGCTGCACGAGGTCGACGAGGCGAGCGTGCCGCAGGGCGTCATGACCCACCGCGTCTTCGTCGTCCCCTCGGCCGAGGAGAAGACAGAGCTCGTCCGCCACCTCGCGGGCGGCCGCGGCCGGCGCATCCTCTTCACCCGCACGAAGCACCAGGCCAAGAAGCTCGCGAAGCAGCTCACGGCCTCCGGCATCCCCGCCGTCGACCTGCACGGCAACCTCGGCCAGAACGCCCGCGAGCGCAACCTCGCCGCGTTCAGCGCCGCGCCGGATGCGGGTGGTGTGCGCGTGCTCGTGGCGACGGATGTTGCTGCGCGCGGTGTGCACGTCGACGACGTCGAACTGGTCGTGCACGTCGACCCGCCGATGGAGCACAAGGCGTACCTGCACCGCTCCGGCCGCACGGCCCGCGCAGGCGCGGAGGGCACGGTCGTCACGGTCGCGCTCGACGCGCAGCGTCGCGACGTGTCCGATCTGCTGAAGAAGGCCCAGATCTCCGTGCCGCTCGAGGCCGTGACCCCGGGCGCTCCCGCCGTGTCGGCGCTCGTGGGCGACCTCGCGCCGACCGTGAAGCCGACTATCGTGGCCCAGCCCGTCCAGGGCGGCTCGCGCGGCGGCTCCGGCAACGGATCCGGCCGCGGCGGCTCCGGCAACGGATCGCGTGCCGGTGGCGCGCAGGGCGCTCCCGCTCGGGCCGGAGCTCCCCGCAGCCGGGCCGGCAGTGGCGCTGGATACGGCGCGGCGAAGGGCTCCGGATACAGCAGCGTCTACAGCACCGCGAGCGGCTCCGGCAACGGCTCCGGTGGACGTGCCACGGATGGCGGTGCTCCCGCGCGCGGACGACGTCGGGGTGGTCGCGGCAACGGCGGCGGCGCATCCACTGCCCGTCCTGCCGCGCGCTGA